The Geothermobacter ehrlichii genome includes the window AAGTATTGATGCTGTCAAAACAAAGAGTGTCCTGGTAATATATCCAACCTGATCCGGAAATATCCGCCTGCTGCAGTCATTTCATCCGCAAAATCGCAAAGGAGCCTTCCCATGTTCAAGGCAACAGGACTCGGAAAAGTCGTAATTGCAACGGTCGCGATCGCCTCGGTGAGCCTTTTTTCGGCTGCTTTTTGCCTGGCATCCGACACGGGACATGGTATGCATCCCAAAGAGCAAGCGGCCGGCGTTCACCTTTCCCCCGACGTAAAAGCCATCCTGAACGAGGAAATGCGGGGCATTGAAGGGGGCATGATAAAAATCATCACGGCCATTTCGACGGGTGACTGGAAAACCATCGCCACAACCGGAGAGCAAATCAGGGACAGCTTCATCCTGAAGCAGAAACTCACCAGCAAACAGATGAACGAGCTGCACCGGGCCCTGCCGGCCGACTTCGTTGCCATGGACAGAAGCTTCCACGCCGCCGCCGGAAAACTGGCCCGTGCCGCTCACCGGCACGATGGTGAACTCGTCAGTTTCTATTTCTACAAACTCCACAGTCAATGTATCAGCTGCCATTCCCGATACGCCACAGAGCGTTTTCCCGATCTGAAACAGGAACCGAAGAGTGACCACCACTAAGCAGAAAAACTCTCGCCTTTCATCTTTTAGTTCCAACAGAAAAGAGGTTGGCCTTCCCCCGGCTTAGTGGACACCGGGTTAGGCTGCAAGTTTAAAATAGGCCGCTTCGTATTCAGCCGGGCTTTTGTAGCCCAGCGTTGAGT containing:
- a CDS encoding cytochrome c — encoded protein: MFKATGLGKVVIATVAIASVSLFSAAFCLASDTGHGMHPKEQAAGVHLSPDVKAILNEEMRGIEGGMIKIITAISTGDWKTIATTGEQIRDSFILKQKLTSKQMNELHRALPADFVAMDRSFHAAAGKLARAAHRHDGELVSFYFYKLHSQCISCHSRYATERFPDLKQEPKSDHH